The following proteins are co-located in the Gossypium hirsutum isolate 1008001.06 chromosome A02, Gossypium_hirsutum_v2.1, whole genome shotgun sequence genome:
- the LOC121211394 gene encoding uncharacterized protein, producing MSEERINDTDERMYSEDRELDETESVAPSVNPLGNQPSNVERENVRDRDESQLLRIIADALQRVAGTTPVTTSVPTVRRASIKELRKYGATEFMGLKGVDPSTAENWMESTKRILQQLDCTPRECLICAVSLLQGEAYLWWESVVRHLPESQITWDLFQKEFQKKYIGEMYIEDKKQEFLLLQQGDMSVIDYEREFSRLSRYASEFIPTEADSCKRFLRGLRDEIKVQLVSHRITELVDLIERAKMVEQVLGLDKKTEVVRPTGKRTGTTSSNPQPKRLKEFQSGWRSSFRYSRLPTLRKETQRGMLEIN from the exons atgtctGAAGAAAGAATAAATGATACTGATGAAAGAATGTATAGTGAAGATAGAGAATTAGATGAAACAGAATCTGTTGCACCGAGTGTGAATCCGTTAGGCAACCAACCTTCTAATGTAGAACGAGAAAATGTCAGAGATAGAGATGAATCCCAATTACTGAGAATTATAGCTGATGCATTACAAAGAGTAGCAGGAACTACTCCTGTTACGACTTCAGTACCTACTGTTAGACGGGCTTCGATAAAGGAACTGAGGAAATATGGTGCCACTGAATTTATGGGTCTAAAAGGAGTTGATCCATCCACAGCTGAAAATTGGATGGAGTCGACTAAAAGAATTTTGCAGCAATTGGATTGTACCCCCCGAGAGTGTTTAATCTGTGCCGTATCGTTGTTACAAGGGGAGGCTTATCtatggtgggaatcagtggtTCGACATTTACCAGAGAGTCAGATAACGTGGGATCTATTTCAGAaggagtttcaaaagaaatatatcggAGAGATGTATATTGAAGACAAGAAACAAGAGTTTTTGTTGCTACAACAGGGTGATATGTCAGTAATAGATTATGAGAGGGAATTCTCGAGACTCAGCAGATATGCCTCTGAGTTTATTCCGACAGAAGCCGATAGTTGTAAAAGATTTTTACGGGGTTTACGAGACGAGATCAAAGTGCAGCTAGTATCTCATCGGATCACTGAGTTAGTAGATTTGATTGAACGAGCTAAAATGGTGGAACAAGTTCTGGGCCTCGACAAAAAGACTGAAGTTGTTAGACCAACCGGGAAGCGTACAGGAACTACCAGTTCGAATCCTCAGCCGAAAAGATTAAAGGAATTCCAAAGTGGTTGGAGATCCAGTTTCAG ATATTCCAGACTACCAACACTGCGGAAAGAAACACAGAGGGGAATGTTGGAAATTAACTAG